The following DNA comes from Cedecea neteri.
CATTAAAATAATCGCGCAAAAATTGTTCAAACAGATGAATCATAAGAATTAATTACCTTTGGTACTTATTTCCAAAAACAAATAATGAAATTTTTTCCATAACAATAAGTTATATTCATATTCCCCCGAAAAATCCTGTTTATCTATGCAATGTAAGTGCATAACCCTAAAAATGAAGGGTTGCGCAGCAGGCTATCGGGATGGTACTGATACGGCGCTTTAAAAAACCCCGCTTAACACCTGATGTTTGTCATACCCCCTTTCAGTTTGTGACCTTCTCCTGAGTCAACAGCATGGGAATGGCGTTTTTTTGAGGAACTGTCGTCGTTATGAAAAACTTTAAAATGAGCCTGGCCTGGCAAATCTTGCTGGCGCTGGTGCTGGGCATTATCCTGGGAAGTTTTCTACATTATCAAAGTGATAGCCGTGAATGGCTGGTCGCTAACCTGCTGTCACCGGCGGGCGATATCTTTATTCACCTGATCAAAATGATCGTTGTGCCGATTGTGATTTCCACCCTGGTGGTCGGGATTGCGGGCGTCGGCGACGCCAAACAGCTTGGCCGCATCGGCGCTAAAACCATCATTTATTTCGAAGTGATCACGACGGTTGCCATCATTCTGGGCATTACGCTCGCGAATGTTTTCCAGCCGGGCCACGGCATAGATATGTCGCAGCTTGCTACCGTGGATATTTCGAAATACCAACATACGGCGCAGGACGTACAAAGCCATGCTCACGGCCTGATGGGTACTATTCTGTCGCTCGTGCCTACCAACATCGTGGCATCAATGGCGAAGGGCGAGATGCTGCCGATCATCTTCTTCTCGGTGCTGTTTGGCCTGGGGCTGTCGTCGCTGCCCGCGACTCATCGCGAGCCGCTGGTGACCGTTTTCCGCTCCATCTCTGAAACCATGTTCAAGGTGACGCACATGGTGATGCGCTATGCGCCGGTGGGCGTTTTCGCGTTGATTTCCGTGACCGTGGCTAACTTTGGCTTTGCCTCGCTCTGGCCGCTGCTGAAGTTGGTGGTGCTGGTATACGTGGCGATTGCCTTCTTTGCGCTGGTGGTGCTGGGCGCGGTGGCGCGCCTGTGCGGGCTGAAAATCACCATCCTGATGCGCATTCTGAAAGACGAACTGATTCTGGCGTTTTCTACCGCCAGCTCCGAGAGCGTGCTGCCGCGTATCATCGAGAAGATGGAAGCCTATGGCGCACCGGCGTCGATTACCAGCTTCGTGGTGCCAACCGGCTACTCGTTTAACCTGGACGGCTCCACGCTTTATCAGAGCATCGCGGCGATCTTTATTGCTCAGCTGTATGGCATTGAGCTGTCGCTGTGGCAGGAAATCAT
Coding sequences within:
- the gltP gene encoding glutamate/aspartate:proton symporter GltP; translation: MKNFKMSLAWQILLALVLGIILGSFLHYQSDSREWLVANLLSPAGDIFIHLIKMIVVPIVISTLVVGIAGVGDAKQLGRIGAKTIIYFEVITTVAIILGITLANVFQPGHGIDMSQLATVDISKYQHTAQDVQSHAHGLMGTILSLVPTNIVASMAKGEMLPIIFFSVLFGLGLSSLPATHREPLVTVFRSISETMFKVTHMVMRYAPVGVFALISVTVANFGFASLWPLLKLVVLVYVAIAFFALVVLGAVARLCGLKITILMRILKDELILAFSTASSESVLPRIIEKMEAYGAPASITSFVVPTGYSFNLDGSTLYQSIAAIFIAQLYGIELSLWQEIILVLTLMVTSKGIAGVPGVSFVVLLATLGSVGIPLEGLAFIAGVDRILDMARTALNVVGNALAVLVIAKWEHKFDHKKAQAYERELFGKFDSKASS